From the Limanda limanda chromosome 7, fLimLim1.1, whole genome shotgun sequence genome, the window GTAAACACAGTTATATCCAGGTTTATACAGATGCATCACAGAATTTATTCAATAAGGTGGGAGTAGCAATTATAATTCCAGAATTTCGTGTTAAAATAGAGAAAAGATCAGTGAGGGGCTCGATATACAGGAGAAATTATTGCAATATTGTTAGCACTCCAGTGGATAGAGGACACATGGCCATAAAGGCAATTATTTGTTCAAGTTCAAGTTCAGCAAGTCCCTGCACACTCGTCAGGCTGTATTCTGAGACAATGTTTTTGATTTGTCCAGCTAAGAGGATGGCTcatattgatttaaatatttatgaacTTCAACGTCAACCGTAAGCAACTTACCAACCGTATGTCAGAAATGATTGCAACCAGCCATACTAACACtctggataaagaaaatcaaaaacatattttcaaatgcatatcCACCTGTCTATTAAgtatatactgttatatttacagttttattatGTTGGTCTAGTAGTGGattagaagggtagtgatacaaaggaaaagttaaaataaGGAATTGTGTTGATCAAACACAAGTTAATTGGGGAATATCTGAAATACTTAATGATGAAATTCATTCACTgcaaagaaatagaaaatataaactgAGCTGGGTCACTTTTGATctatgttgtgtatcaaagggttaaaatcacgtctgctgACTCTAACCAGCACACAGAAACATTTATATCAGCATAGTCAGAGACGCCACGCACAGGAATCCACTGGAATTGACTCATAACCTCTCAAGGAATATCTTTAAAACTCATCCAAATATTACtacattatgaatacattggGGCACTTTCACAGACTTGTCCTTAAATTATCAGTTATTCTGTAAGTAAAAAGCCATGCAAATTGATGAAGATAAATGTATATCAAATGAGAGACTAAAACAAAGTTGTGTTTTCGTAATTATTAGGCGCTCCAACTATCTTTACCGCTTTACGCGCAACAAAAACCGAAGGTGCGGATGGTTTCACACATGGTGGCTCACGTCACTGAAGtagcagcgacaggaggacattgttgtgcattagaaggggtttgcatagcttgggTTTAAAAGGGTTAATGTGTTGAAGTGCGTTTCCCCCTCTATAATGAACATGGTATTGCCATCATAAGGAGACTTATCCTGGGATGAATCCAGCAGCGACAGATGGAATCATGAAGCTTTACCCATCCAGTAAACCGTGTGCACTTTGCAGACGGTCCCTGCGCACTCATTTTAAGACCGAATGTAAACAGACCAGATTATCCAGCTCGTATTGGcgtgtttcctgttttctacATATGCGAAAGAGACGTGCTATGTGATTTAAGAACGTTTCGCTCATGACTTATTGATCCTGGAATTTCGAATCTGTGAATATCTTTCTAACTTTCTGACTCCAGTGCTAGGTTTAATGATACATTTTATCTGCCTGTGAAGAcactcagtcatccaaatcatggtaTATCCAAATGCTAGAAAACAGGTCAACAGGACTTGGTTAAGTTTAAACTGAGTTAAACTGAGCTGGGTCACTTTTGATCTATGtcgtgtatcaaagggttaaaatcACATCTGCTGACTTTATCCAGCACACACAAAAATTGATATCAGCATAGTCAGAGACGCCACGCACTGGAATCCACTGAAAATGGGTCATAACCTCTCAAGGAATATCTTTAAAATTCATCTAAATATGACtacattatgaatacattgggccactttcacagatttgccctttaattttctcagttataCTGCAGTAAAAATACACGAAAATTTGATCTCAGAGACACCACAAACAGGAATCCACTCGAAGTCATTCATAacctctcaaggaatattttcaATCAGCTTCTAAATATTACtacattatgaatacattggGGCACTTTCACAAACCGTATAAGGCACAGGTAGACGCGCAACAAAAACCGAAGGTGCGGCTGGCTTCAcacatggtgtgtgtgcattagaAGGGGTTTGCATTGCTTGTGTTTCAAAGGGTTAATGTGTGGAAGAGCGTTTCCCCTTCTACAATGAACATGGTACTGCCATCATAAGGAGACTTATCCTGGGATGAATCCAGCAGCGACAGGAAGACTCATGAAGCCTAACCCATCAAGTAAACCGTGTGCACTTTGCAGACGGTCCCTGCGCACTCGTTTTACAGCCGGATGTAAACAGACCAGATTGTCCagctcatagatatatataaagactagatatctcgctcgacggagccggacgtcaccacatggcggccatcttgttgcgggaggctctctcacccataacattgtgttggtagttgtaaataaccataacttgctcaattttcaaccgattttgaaacggtctggtttgttataaacgtcagagatgtagttatgacactgcataaattattaattttttttagaaaataacataattattcataagtacacagtgtcatatctacatctctgacgtttataacaaaccagaccgtttcaaaatcggttgaaaattgagcaagttatggttatttaccactaccaacacaatgttatgggtgagagagcctcccgcaacaagatggccgccatgtggtgacgttcgtctccgttggccggcaacgcggccgagatatctagtgttcatatctgttgTCCAGCTCGGACGACGGCTCGTATTTGAGTTCAGTAAAGTTGGCAATTGGCTTTTAACCTGTGTTCTACCTTACTACAGTGGGAAAGAGGCGCGCTATGTGATTTAAGAACGTTTCGCTCATGACTTATTGATCCTGGAAATTCGAATCTGTGAATATCTTTCCAACTTTACCGAAGTCTTACTGATCCAGGAAGTAACACCTGTCCTTCACTATGAAATGAAAACTAACTGCCTATAGACGGAACCTGGAGAATGTCTTATCATATTAACGACGGTAAGCAGACTGAATTTCGCTATAACCTCTGAATGTTGCATAATAAAGAGCAGGAGTGAACAAGTAGATTGTTAAGATGTCGCAGATAAATCGTCACCTTATGTTTTCTGGAACTGAAACAGTGCAACAGATACAGTGTTGTCTTCTATGACGTGTCCCTTAAACatctcattacattacatttaactgACGCTTTTAATCCAAAGCGAGAAAGTGCTTTCAACCTTGAGGGTTCAAACCCTGAACGTCTCATGTTTCTGTGGTGAAAAACTGTGAGACAGCAGCAGAGTGCAGCATCTTCTCCTGTAGCAGTTTTATTAAAGACAAGAGAAGTGCAGGTTTCAACAGCCACCTGAGAATTAGAGATCAGCTCTCTGTTTGCTGTGTACTGTTGTTATCATGGAAGTTTCAATGTCAGAGAACTACTGTGAACATGGTCTGTGTTTTGAGTTGTGTTCAACTTTCACTTTCAGATATCGATGAAGAAGAGTGGAGTCTgaatatttagaaaaacaacaatcacgTGAACGCACCCCCACCCCTGAACACGTCAGAAGTTTGGTGAAAACTCTTGGTAAAATCACTCGTCCACTTCACACCACTTCACATCATGTGATCAGTTATCATGTCAGATAAACAACATCTGCTCACATATCAAACCACCTCTTAGCTGTGAGCGTGGTGTGTTACAGTATATTATATCAGCCAACAACTCATGTAGGTTACAGCCTTATATCAAATCCACTGGATCTCACTGAACCTTGGAACAGTCTGGGAGCTTTCAAAGGGAACAGAAATAAGCATGAACTTTGGACTGTGAGCAGAGCGATGGGCTGTAAAAGCTGAGCTGACTCCAGTGCTAGGTTTAATGATACATGTTATCTGCCTGTGAAGACAGTCAGTCATCCAGATCATGGTATATCCAAATGCTAGAAAACAGGTCAACAGGACTTGGTTAAGTTTCCTTGAGGTTACCTGAGCGTCTGGACCCACCTTGCTGTTGGTTTTACTGGGAGCTGTTGAGAGTTTTTGACACACCTGGCCCCTGTGGGTCATGTGTCCGAACGTGTAAATTGCACTGAAACTTCCTGGGGATAGAAGTCAGGACTCGGTTGTATGTGTGGCTGAAAGGTTGTGTCTTAACCCTCCTCCTCgttcagaaatgttttttctagTTTGAAGTAATGTTGACAGGTCTCTTGCTGTTCTGTGCAGTTTGTGCAGCTGAGTCCTCTTTGTTTCCAGatgtctccctctttttttcggATTTAAAAATCATCTCCAGCCGGATGACTGTGATGTTGACTTCAGCTCAAGAAAACTGCCAACCTGCCGTTCAACATGAATCTGAGAAGTAAACATTTGGAGGCTGCATCTTTGTTGGTAAAGTTGCGTCACACTGCTCCTCGTCACCTACAGTTCTgatccttttttctctctctgtcacttatTAGCCAAGTTTAActaagatgaaaacattttcccTATCCTTCACAGATAGTTTTGGTCAAAGTCTTCCGTGTGAATATGTGGACTTGTCATCCAACTGAGTATCAGATGGGGAATGAATGCTGTCCTCTTTGTCCATCTGGTAAGATCCTGAAAGAGAAGAATAGGCtagaatgtatttttttatgttttggctTCTTCTGTTGTAAGTTGTAAAAATGAAAGTGCAGCACATGTTACACTGTTACTTTATAACCTGCACCTCCTCAAGATGATTTCTCTTTgttcaaaaaacattttatgaaattaaatagtTTTCTTTTCGACAGGAACTCATGTTAAAACACACTGCACAGAGTTCAGGAGCACTTCCTGTATGCCCTGTGTGAATGACACCTACATGAATCTTCCCACTGGACTTAACAAGTGTTTCCCCTGCACGACCTGTGGTTCAGGTAGATTTCTGTGTGGACATTTACTTTAGGTTTAAAATCAGTAAGGAGGCATGTTACTGCAAGTCTTACAGTGTGAGCTGAGATGGAGCTGAGCTGttctgatgatgtttttttacagtgtcaCTGTGTTAGTCTGTTTAGAATAGTTTCCTGCATATTACTGATTTGGCATAGATGAAACTTGGAAAGTGAATAAGGAGTCACAAGAGCATCTTCTTGCATAACTAAGTCATAAGACATTGTACATGATGAAGTTCATATTTTTAGTTCTTATTTTTTACAGTCAAGTCATGAGACTCTGCTGTGCTCTGTAGTTTCTCTCAGTGCAACTTGCAGTAATGGAAGAAGTGAGACTTCACAAGGAGATTAGtccactgtgttgtgtttacggCAGATTTATCCTTCACCCTCGCAAACTTATAGATTGGacaatctattttattttatttcccaaaGATGTAATACGAACTAAAGATTAGTTTTAATGATATTTTGCCAGACAAAAAAGGCATAGTAGGTTTATCATAGAATACATAGttcaaattttttttatcttcatatGTGCCCTCCTTTATATGTATCCTCTTTGTGTCGACAGATTCTGGTCTGAAGACAAACACTTTGTGCACAGCAGCAACGGATTCAGTTTGTGAACCTCTGCAAGGATTCTACTGTATAGACCGCATAGGGAACCACTGTGCAGCTGCAAAGAAACAATGTCAACCAGGGCAGTACATCAAACATAGACGTGCGTATTCTGATGCTTACTTTAAGATTTAAGTTTTCAAAACTGTAAAAAGCTATGAAGAACACAGAGCAGGTTATTTGAGCCATCCAGTCAATTGTGAAACATTTGGATGATATGCAAATTGTTATTGTTTCGCAAGTTGTTCATCTAATTGGCTTCACATACGGCATCTGTTTTATGAATTTTAAAATGGAGATTCAAAGTCACTACCAATTCAATTTGATGATTAAATGGTTTTAATTTCACCTCATTGTACTGAAAAAGAGATCCCAATTTTTTTATCCCTGTCATGGCAACAAAAGTCACAGAATCACTCAGCAATTTGTCTTTGCTGGTGCAATGGGTTATACCGAGTGGAATAACTGATTTATTTCTAAAAGTTGGGAACTTGGGTCTAAATATTCATAGAAAAAGTGACAAAtcatatatataaaccacacacgtgaacagaaacaaagtaaaatcagatacattttatgaaaaacattgactactGAACTGTAGTAGAATAATTCTGAAGTTCCTCTGGACAAGAGAACAGGCAGGCTTAGAATAGGCTCTTCCAATGTGGCGTTTTATTTTAGTGTATGCAAATTGGATGCTGATTGTGAATGCGGCACACATTTTTGCGACGCCCTTAACCCTTTACACGATCATTTGAGTTTATATGGGTTAATCGTTCAGAAAAACACGACAGGAGTATTTGCCTGTTCTATCCGGGAAGTGAGAAGGACGACTGGCTAAGGTGATCAAGTTGCTGCATTGTACATGTTGATGAAACACCAGGGGGAGCCAGCGGAAGAGAGGCTAGAAGAAGGAGCGGCGGAAGTAACTGCAACTGCTGTGGTGTACGTGTGGACGCATGGAAACGCGGGAGAAGCCTgcgctgttgtgtgtttgtgggtccAAAAACCAATTCAGAAGAGCACACAGCTCAGGGTCTTTCACCGGCTCCTCCAGGAGCTGTGTGGGTCGTTTCCAGCGTTACCTGAGGCTGACCAGTGATCAATTTATTACCCTCTAGTACAGGTTGGTGCCAGGACTGAGTCCGCTGAGTTCCATTCTAAGGTTGGATGAAGCAAAATGGCGTCATGACAATTTGACGTTCGATCTCATTAAGATCAGCATAAGACATGTCTAGACTTCAATATGGGACTTCCATGGTTTACCAAACTTTCTGCATTCCTTGTTGGCTGAGAGTTGAGTACTCGTTCTGGTCACACAGTTCCATTCATAAAATGAGGCTCTGCGTTGTTCTGGCGTTCAGTGCATGTGCACCTGATCCCACATTTCACTCCAGTAGGCAGATATATTGGACCTGGAGCATGCACAGTCAATGTGTACGGTCAACGCGGACACACAATTTGGGCTGTGGACTGTGGACAAAAGTAGATGGACAGAATAATCTTCCATCTATCAAGATGGTTTGTTTGAGTtggagaaaacaaatcaaaatccCATCTTCCTGTGCAACTGTGAAAATAATAGTTATAGAGAGAACTGAGTGGCAGTCTGACAAAATTAACAATAATTGGAAAAACAGCCTAATATATATGGtgttatacattttattattattcatatttttcttcttaCTACATTTTGCTCATGCACTGCTTTCCCTGTGCTGCTGCGTTGACTGGAAAATAGAGGATTATTAAAGGTACATCTTATCTGACCTTGTGTTATCTTTACACATTACTCAAACCAGTGTTACAAAGCAAAATACAAAccatatataaaaacaaataataaatttaGTCATAAAAGACTGTGCAGTGATCAAGGTGTGATGagataaaataatgtaaaatagtTTCTGTATCTTTTAAATGTATCAGAGAAGAACAGAATTCTGTCAATGTTCTTTAGTTTATAGAATCATGTTTGTAAGTTTAGTGGCATGCTGCTCTACATTACATCATACCtcacaaaaaaagagaatttGAACAAAGAAATGTTTGCTGGTCAAATACCACTTTGCTATATAACACTAATATGATGTGTACACTAGTAACtgtgtatattttgtgtttgtacagGAACCCCCCTCACAGATGCTCTGACTGCAGTGACGGAACATTTTCTGATGGGACGCTTACGTCTTGtcgaccacacacacagtaagtaAAGAGTCACACCAGACATGGACGTGCCTGGTTTCTCACACTTGCAGTGAATCTGAGGTGCCTTTACATGGACCTGTGAAAATGTCCCCTGTTGTTCCAGATGTGAATCACAAAACCTTCAGCTGATGCAACAAGGAACCGCTTCAACTGACGCTGAATGTGGAAAAGACATATTAAAAAAGGATCCAGTTGCAATCATCGTGTCAGTGGCTGTTTTGGGCCTTCTGGTGGTTGGTTCATTAGTCGGCTTGTTTTTGTGGAAAAGACATCCTGCAGGtacgatgtgtgtgtggtggaagAAAATGTTCTCATGGATGATAAGACCTCCGTCAAGTCATGATGTCGTTGATTAAGagctttttccttttgttttgtttctgttaaagGAAAAAGAACATATCCATCCATTTCACAAAGGGTACGTTTGTTTCTCTCGTTTTCACAGTGTATGTTCtgactgtgtgtatgttatCTGCTTGATGACAATACCTGTTTGATGAaggtcattttattattttatttaatatttcattaaaagGGAAAGGCAACCGAAAGTGAAACCCGAAAGATGATGGAGTGAAAAGCAGGTGAGACATCAGCGTGTTctacattttaatattcattagTTGAGGACTGTCAAGAGccactttcagacatgaacagaATTGGGTCCAGCTTTTTTGGAACTGCAACATGTTTGAAGCTTCATCAACATACCCACTCGCTCGTGGTGAATCCTGCTGTATTGACACATTAGTTCGAGTTTTagagagaaactccagagaaagtcctgaggctctcactctgacttttgCAGTCTCATACACAGCACCTCTGGAGactgtcaggagattatctggagttgagttcatgtctgaaagtggCCTAAGATTGAGCTGACTTCTCTCTGTGAAGCCTGTTCACATGTACATGAGGTTTCCATTTTAATTCCACATATTTCTCTCCTCAGCAAAAGAGATAAACCTGCAGAGAACCAGTAAACTGATTGTTAACTGCAGAGTGAATGTGCTCTAGGATCCAGGTATAATCCCACTGGGTTCTAGCACATTGTCTTTGTAGGGTACAGAAATAAAACCACTATTTTGTTACAAAGCACACAGCTCATTGCTCACAGATGTCACTGCACCCAAACTACTGTCGTCTGGGAATATGAAACTTGGAGCGTCTCCCTGcccctccccccttttttttagggttatcttgccccttAAAACGTAGTTACAAGGTTTAGAGGTTAAAATCTGTACAAATGTTTTGTACCATTTTGTTGCAGTTTCtttgatgaaatatttaaatattagtTCACCTGACGCCTTTAGATATAGGGTTAGAGTTTACTGTTGTTAAAgttttaaagtataaaaacttGTTTCACTgattatcatatttatttattaagctCTATGACAGATCATTAATACTGAAGCAACTGTGTAAACAGCAGGTGAAGATCCAGtgaaatacattatatacagtTGTATATGAAGCGATGTTAGATATATTATGAGAGCTTCTTTCTCTTTGGATCATTAAAGCATTGagacaacatttatttttcagaacattttcaaaaccactgtttttgtttgtaacTGTTTTCACAGCTTGTTATATCATCTGTTGTTTAAAATCTGTTGAATAAATGTAATGGAGAACAAATAACAATTCTATTCATCAGAGTAAAAGTATGAAGTAACAAAGGgtttctgtccgtcctgggagagggatccctcacaggTGGCTCTCTTtgaggtttctatgtatttttacccttagtagtttttccttactcttgttgaaggttaaggacagaggaagtctcacaatgttaaagccctatgagactaattgtgatttgtgaatatgggctgtataaataaaatttgattgatgattgattgaagtGGAAATACAAAAGTACAAGTGCTAACATGATAAATATTTGAGATTTACAGTATTTGTGACATTGAGTAGTGTAAACTGTCCAGTCTGCAGAGGAGGAGTTATCATGTTTATCTTGACGTGCGTAATCTCTTCTCTTTAGGTCTAAGCAAGGCTAACTCTAGCCAGGTTTTGATAAGCCATGTGTTGGCCTTGTGCATGCAGCCCAGAATAATTCATTGTAGAAAAGAGGATAAAATGTCCCTAAATTACGCAAAAACCTGTGAGGTGTGTTTTTCTCCAGCAATGCAACAGATAATCATTAAGCTTGATGAAGAATTCAAACTCTTATTCATCAAGAAAGGAAACAATCACACTCAACAAGGCAAAGGAGACGTCATGGCAAAAAATGTCTTACAACAGATGATGAATATACAACCACGcatgaaaaatttaaaataaaactttggcATCAGAGGGAGCCTCCAACTTCACCAGATGATTAATCAGCACAGCTAAGGGCTGTTAtctgattgatcctctggttCAGAAGGCTGCAGCCGCATCAAATACAATTGGATTGAATGCTGACCACTTCTTCACACCGCACAAGCTCTCGCGCCTATGCTCTCACAGCGAGAACTCACAAGAACCCTGATAtaagcatagtggtgagtagataatgagtgacttTTGGTTtgtgggtgaactatccctttaagctaTAAATGTTTGACACTATCTCTTGTCGAGGCAGCCTTCCTGAGAAGCTGATCACAGTCTAAACATGCGGCAAGGACCGCTTCTTCTTTCCATTTCCTGACTAAACAAATCCTTGAAATTAGAAGGGCAACACCAGACAGGCCTGTGTGAGAGTTAATGGATAGAAGAGTCTGTGGAGCATGGGATTTTGAGTTGTGGGCGGTATGCGTCACagaggggggtgaggaggagtaATTTGACTTGGGCTGCAcctatagattttttttttaacaattaattTTGAAACATGCAGAGGTTGTGCCAATCTTGAAACCTGGCAAAGAAGGTGACAATCCTGAATCATATAGGCCAATTGCCCTTACAGTGGTAATCTGTAAAATAATGGAAAGAATGGTAATTGTTCGGCTTGTGTATAGAATAGAGCAGAGGGGATTATTTTCTGCCTATCAAAGTGGATTTAGACCAGGTAGAG encodes:
- the LOC133004991 gene encoding tumor necrosis factor receptor superfamily member 14-like; this encodes MNLRSKHLEAASLLIVLVKVFRVNMWTCHPTEYQMGNECCPLCPSGTHVKTHCTEFRSTSCMPCVNDTYMNLPTGLNKCFPCTTCGSDSGLKTNTLCTAATDSVCEPLQGFYCIDRIGNHCAAAKKQCQPGQYIKHRRTPLTDALTAVTEHFLMGRLRLVDHTHNVNHKTFS